One window of the Macaca thibetana thibetana isolate TM-01 chromosome 1, ASM2454274v1, whole genome shotgun sequence genome contains the following:
- the KLHDC7A gene encoding kelch domain-containing protein 7A isoform X1, with product MFPRGAEAQDWHLDMQLTGKVVLSAAALLLVTVAYRLYKSRPAPAQRWGGNAQAEAKEEAEGSGQPAAQEASPGALQRGPRRRRSSKGSEAPQGCSWENPRGPCVLVTGATSTDRKPQRKGSGEELGGQGSDSEQVPPSCRGQEARTAVGGNPDPPHLPHLGSEPHSSPAGLIAAADGTCAGGEPAPWQDGKRPEHPGLGQLEPPHCHHVAPLQGSRDMNQSWVFTRVIGVSREEPGALQAASDVGLTLHQQEGAPNASYTFSSIARVRMEENFIQKVEGVEPRLKGKVYDYYVESTSQAIFQGRLAPRTAALTEVPSPRTPPGSLGTGAASGGQAGDTKGAAERAASPHSGPSPSNRGFSRKESLLQIAENPELQLQPDGFRLPAPPCPDPGALPDSDRSSREPHVHLVAGTNFFHVPLTPASAPQVRLDLGNCYEVLTLAKRHNLESLKEAAYKVMSENYLQVLRSPDIYGCLSGAERELILQRRLQGRQYLVVADVCPKEDSGGLCCYDDEQDVWRPLARLPPEAVSRGCAICSLFNYLFVVSGCQGPGHQPSSRVFCYNPLTGIWSEVCPLNQARPHCRLVALDGHLYAIGGECLNSVERYDPRLDRWDFVPPLPSDTFALAHTATACAKEIFVTGGSLRFLLLRFSAQEQRWWACPTGGSKDRTAEMVAVNGFLYRFDLNRSLGIAVYRCSASTRLWYECATYRTPYPDAFQCTVVDNLIYCVGRRSTLCFLADSVSPRKRSTHCTKLSSGEGLLRIHGGLSKGKKLCDPSATLLLGPAHVN from the exons ATGTTCCCCAGAGGAGCAGAGGCCCAGGACTGGCATTTGGACATGCAGCTGACGGGCAAGGTGGTGCTGTCGGCTGCTGCCCTACTCCTGGTGACTGTGGCCTACAGGCTGTACAAGTCAAGGCCTGCCCCAGCCCAGAGGTGGGGTGGGAATGCCCAGGCGGAAGCCAAGGAGGAAGCAGAGGGCTCAGGGCAGCCTGCTGCACAGGAGGCTTCTCCCGGGGCTCTGCAGAGGGGGCCAAGACGCCGGAGGAGCAGCAAGGGGTCTGAAGCACCACAGGGCTGCAGCTGGGAGAATCCAAGAGGGCCCTGTGTCCTGGTCACGGGGGCCACTTCCACAGACAGGAAGCCCCAGAGAAAAGGCTCAGGTGAGGAGCTGGGCGGGCAGGGCTCGGACTCTGAGCAGGTGCCTCCTAGCTGCCGCGGCCAGGAAGCCAGAACAGCTGTTGGCGGTAACCCTGaccctccccatctcccccacTTGGGCAGTGAACCGCACAGCTCCCCAGCTGGACTCATTGCAGCAGCCGACGGCACCTGTGCCGGTGGTGAGCCTGCTCCATGGCAGGACGGCAAACGCCCTGAGCATCCAGGGCTAGGGCAACTGGAACCTCCCCACTGTCACCACGTGGCTCCCTTGCAAGGCAGCAGAGACATGAACCAGAGCTGGGTCTTCACCCGTGTGATAGGGGTCAGCAGAGAAGAGCCTGGGGCTCTCCAGGCTGCCTCCGATGTTGGCCTGACCCTGCATCAGCAGGAGGGAGCCCCCAACGCCTCCTATACCTTCTCGTCCATAGCCCGGGTCCGAATGGAGGAGAATTTCATACAGAAGGTGGAGGGGGTTGAGCCCAGGCTCAAAGGCAAGGTGTACGATTACTACGTGGAATCTACGTCTCAGGCCATCTTCCAGGGCAGGCTGGCTCCCAGAACAGCAGCCCTGACTGAGGTTCCATCTCCTAGGACACCGCCAGGGTCCCTGGGAACAGGGGCAGCCTCGGGAGGCCAAGCCGGTGACACAAAGGGTGCAGCCGAAAGAGCCGCCTCCCCACATTCAGGGCCGTCGCCCTCCAACCGAGGCTTTAGCCGGAAGGAGAGCCTCCTGCAGATAGCGGAGAACCCAGAGTTGCAGCTGCAGCCAGATGGCTTCCGGCTCCCCGCTCCACCCTGCCCAGACCCGGGCGCCCTGCCGGACTCAGACAGAAGCAGCCGGGAGCCCCATGTGCACCTGGTGGCCGGGACTAATTTCTTCCATGTACCGCTCACCCCTGCTTCAGCCCCACAGGTCCGCCTGGATCTGGGCAATTGCTATGAGGTGCTGACCTTGGCCAAGAGGCACAACCTGGAGTCCCTGAAAGAGGCGGCCTACAAGGTGATGAGCGAAAACTACCTCCAGGTGCTGCGCAGCCCGGACATCTACGGGTGCCTGAGCGGGGCAGAGCGCGAGCTGATCTTGCAGCGCCGGCTCCAGGGCCGCCAGTACCTGGTGGTGGCTGACGTGTGCCCCAAGGAAGACTCGGGCGGCCTCTGTTGCTATGACGATGAGCAGGATGTCTGGCGCCCGCTGGCTCGCCTGCCCCCCGAGGCCGTGTCCCGGGGCTGTGCCATCTGCAGTCTTTTCAATTATCTCTTCGTGGTGTCCGGCTGCCAGGGTCCCGGGCACCAGCCCTCCAGCCGCGTCTTCTGCTACAACCCTCTTACCGGGATCTGGAGCGAGGTGTGCCCGCTGAACCAGGCCCGGCCGCACTGCCGGCTGGTGGCCCTGGACGGGCACCTGTACGCCATCGGCGGAGAGTGTCTGAACTCGGTGGAGCGTTATGACCCCCGCCTGGACCGCTGGGACTTTGTCCCGCCGCTCCCCAGTGACACGTTCGCCCTGGCGCACACGGCCACGGCGTGTGCCAAGGAGATCTTCGTCACCGGCGGCTCGCTGCGCTTCCTGCTGCTCCGCTTCTCGGCGCAGGAGCAGCGATGGTGGGCCTGCCCCACCGGGGGCAGCAAGGACCGCACGGCCGAGATGGTGGCGGTCAATGGCTTTCTCTACCGCTTTGACCTCAACCGCAGCTTGGGTATCGCCGTGTACCGCTGCAGCGCCAGCACCCGGCTCTGGTACGAGTGTGCCACGTACCGGACGCCTTACCCGGATGCCTTCCAGTGCACGGTGGTGGACAACCTCATCTACTGCGTGGGACGCCGGAGCACCCTCTGCTTCCtagcagactctgtctcacccAG AAAGAGAAGCACCCATTGTACCAAGCTATCTTCTGGTGAAGGTCTGCTAAGGATACACGGAGGTCTCAGCAAAGGGAAGAAACTATGTGATCCCAGCGCCACCCTGCTCCTTGGCCCTGCCCATGTTAACTGA
- the KLHDC7A gene encoding kelch domain-containing protein 7A isoform X2, with translation MFPRGAEAQDWHLDMQLTGKVVLSAAALLLVTVAYRLYKSRPAPAQRWGGNAQAEAKEEAEGSGQPAAQEASPGALQRGPRRRRSSKGSEAPQGCSWENPRGPCVLVTGATSTDRKPQRKGSGEELGGQGSDSEQVPPSCRGQEARTAVGGNPDPPHLPHLGSEPHSSPAGLIAAADGTCAGGEPAPWQDGKRPEHPGLGQLEPPHCHHVAPLQGSRDMNQSWVFTRVIGVSREEPGALQAASDVGLTLHQQEGAPNASYTFSSIARVRMEENFIQKVEGVEPRLKGKVYDYYVESTSQAIFQGRLAPRTAALTEVPSPRTPPGSLGTGAASGGQAGDTKGAAERAASPHSGPSPSNRGFSRKESLLQIAENPELQLQPDGFRLPAPPCPDPGALPDSDRSSREPHVHLVAGTNFFHVPLTPASAPQVRLDLGNCYEVLTLAKRHNLESLKEAAYKVMSENYLQVLRSPDIYGCLSGAERELILQRRLQGRQYLVVADVCPKEDSGGLCCYDDEQDVWRPLARLPPEAVSRGCAICSLFNYLFVVSGCQGPGHQPSSRVFCYNPLTGIWSEVCPLNQARPHCRLVALDGHLYAIGGECLNSVERYDPRLDRWDFVPPLPSDTFALAHTATACAKEIFVTGGSLRFLLLRFSAQEQRWWACPTGGSKDRTAEMVAVNGFLYRFDLNRSLGIAVYRCSASTRLWYECATYRTPYPDAFQCTVVDNLIYCVGRRSTLCFLADSVSPRFVPKELQSFPAPQGTLLPTVLTLPTPDLPQTRV, from the coding sequence ATGTTCCCCAGAGGAGCAGAGGCCCAGGACTGGCATTTGGACATGCAGCTGACGGGCAAGGTGGTGCTGTCGGCTGCTGCCCTACTCCTGGTGACTGTGGCCTACAGGCTGTACAAGTCAAGGCCTGCCCCAGCCCAGAGGTGGGGTGGGAATGCCCAGGCGGAAGCCAAGGAGGAAGCAGAGGGCTCAGGGCAGCCTGCTGCACAGGAGGCTTCTCCCGGGGCTCTGCAGAGGGGGCCAAGACGCCGGAGGAGCAGCAAGGGGTCTGAAGCACCACAGGGCTGCAGCTGGGAGAATCCAAGAGGGCCCTGTGTCCTGGTCACGGGGGCCACTTCCACAGACAGGAAGCCCCAGAGAAAAGGCTCAGGTGAGGAGCTGGGCGGGCAGGGCTCGGACTCTGAGCAGGTGCCTCCTAGCTGCCGCGGCCAGGAAGCCAGAACAGCTGTTGGCGGTAACCCTGaccctccccatctcccccacTTGGGCAGTGAACCGCACAGCTCCCCAGCTGGACTCATTGCAGCAGCCGACGGCACCTGTGCCGGTGGTGAGCCTGCTCCATGGCAGGACGGCAAACGCCCTGAGCATCCAGGGCTAGGGCAACTGGAACCTCCCCACTGTCACCACGTGGCTCCCTTGCAAGGCAGCAGAGACATGAACCAGAGCTGGGTCTTCACCCGTGTGATAGGGGTCAGCAGAGAAGAGCCTGGGGCTCTCCAGGCTGCCTCCGATGTTGGCCTGACCCTGCATCAGCAGGAGGGAGCCCCCAACGCCTCCTATACCTTCTCGTCCATAGCCCGGGTCCGAATGGAGGAGAATTTCATACAGAAGGTGGAGGGGGTTGAGCCCAGGCTCAAAGGCAAGGTGTACGATTACTACGTGGAATCTACGTCTCAGGCCATCTTCCAGGGCAGGCTGGCTCCCAGAACAGCAGCCCTGACTGAGGTTCCATCTCCTAGGACACCGCCAGGGTCCCTGGGAACAGGGGCAGCCTCGGGAGGCCAAGCCGGTGACACAAAGGGTGCAGCCGAAAGAGCCGCCTCCCCACATTCAGGGCCGTCGCCCTCCAACCGAGGCTTTAGCCGGAAGGAGAGCCTCCTGCAGATAGCGGAGAACCCAGAGTTGCAGCTGCAGCCAGATGGCTTCCGGCTCCCCGCTCCACCCTGCCCAGACCCGGGCGCCCTGCCGGACTCAGACAGAAGCAGCCGGGAGCCCCATGTGCACCTGGTGGCCGGGACTAATTTCTTCCATGTACCGCTCACCCCTGCTTCAGCCCCACAGGTCCGCCTGGATCTGGGCAATTGCTATGAGGTGCTGACCTTGGCCAAGAGGCACAACCTGGAGTCCCTGAAAGAGGCGGCCTACAAGGTGATGAGCGAAAACTACCTCCAGGTGCTGCGCAGCCCGGACATCTACGGGTGCCTGAGCGGGGCAGAGCGCGAGCTGATCTTGCAGCGCCGGCTCCAGGGCCGCCAGTACCTGGTGGTGGCTGACGTGTGCCCCAAGGAAGACTCGGGCGGCCTCTGTTGCTATGACGATGAGCAGGATGTCTGGCGCCCGCTGGCTCGCCTGCCCCCCGAGGCCGTGTCCCGGGGCTGTGCCATCTGCAGTCTTTTCAATTATCTCTTCGTGGTGTCCGGCTGCCAGGGTCCCGGGCACCAGCCCTCCAGCCGCGTCTTCTGCTACAACCCTCTTACCGGGATCTGGAGCGAGGTGTGCCCGCTGAACCAGGCCCGGCCGCACTGCCGGCTGGTGGCCCTGGACGGGCACCTGTACGCCATCGGCGGAGAGTGTCTGAACTCGGTGGAGCGTTATGACCCCCGCCTGGACCGCTGGGACTTTGTCCCGCCGCTCCCCAGTGACACGTTCGCCCTGGCGCACACGGCCACGGCGTGTGCCAAGGAGATCTTCGTCACCGGCGGCTCGCTGCGCTTCCTGCTGCTCCGCTTCTCGGCGCAGGAGCAGCGATGGTGGGCCTGCCCCACCGGGGGCAGCAAGGACCGCACGGCCGAGATGGTGGCGGTCAATGGCTTTCTCTACCGCTTTGACCTCAACCGCAGCTTGGGTATCGCCGTGTACCGCTGCAGCGCCAGCACCCGGCTCTGGTACGAGTGTGCCACGTACCGGACGCCTTACCCGGATGCCTTCCAGTGCACGGTGGTGGACAACCTCATCTACTGCGTGGGACGCCGGAGCACCCTCTGCTTCCtagcagactctgtctcacccAGGTTTGTGCCCAAGGAGCTACAGAGCTTCCCGGCCCCGCAGGGCACCCTCCTGCCCACTGTCCTGACCTTGCCCACCCCCGATTTGCCTCAGACCAGGGTCTAG